ACATGAGTTGGAGGCAGCCAAAGCAGCCAGGAATTTAGTTGTGACTAGCTcgagtccattgatttcagtaggtctgctcttAAGTCGGTCTTAGCTAGATACAGCAAAAAAGTGAAACTCACTCTTTTGATGGAAATAGACACAAAATATTAGAAAAAGAACAATATGGGAAGGGGATGCAGACATTCTTAAGGCGCGGGACAAAACAGCCTGTGAAGTCAATTTCAGCAGCAATAAGGGAAAACTCTGACGTTTGTTCAGGGGTGATATATTCTCCCCTAAAAGCGGCTCAGATCACCTGTGCAGATACTGCCTCCTGCTGGAGGGTCTGTGATCAAAGAGTGGAGTGTATGTCATCTATGTGAGAGAATATAAAGAGTTCCTTGGCATAGAATGTGAATgtgtggaaaatatttattgagaTAACCAATCAGACCTCTTAAAAATCACCAAGCGGCTGAGCAGTCCATTTAATGCTTCGCCCCGCCTCGCCCCCCGCCTGCTGTAGCGATTGTAATGCCCTGCACTGGATGCGTTgtggtttttaattgcatttttatggcTTCTCTTCTTgtgtactgtattggcctgaatataagccagaCCCAAAtttaagccgcacctttaaaattcaggggggggggaggaaaaaaagacaatactCGAATATatgccgctcccttaaaattccgcaggcactcacacccgttccgttttaccatatgtctgtttcagcagtgataccGTAAAAAAGCAAATTTTTGTAAGAttgcgaatttaagccgcactttaacttttcacggttggaatttggaaaaaaaagtgaggcttatatattcaggccaatacggtaatttaTTGCAAGGAATAAATGAAGCAATGATAATACAACTGAAGATCATGGTGAATACGATGGCTGAGCTGTCTCCccgtcttcaaccacaaatccacaggccCTCGGGCTCTTATTTGTGTGTTCTTAAATTGTCCCCTTGGGAGCCTCGGCCTCCTCTCGCCTCTGCTCATCCTCAGTGATCCCTTGGCTTCCCCTGCAGGTACCCAATGGCCCTGGGGAATTTGGCAGATCTTGAGGAGCTGGAGCCCACCCCTGGCCGCCCAGACCCCCTCTTCATTTACCATCAGGTATTTTTCCGACTTGCTCCTAAGGGTGCTGGTAGGTCGGGGTTGGCAGTACTGTGGCCAAGAAGGGGATACAAACCTTAGTCTGACCACTAAACCACGTTGCCTGAAGCAAAGCTGTTGAAGGTGGGGCATGACCTAGAtctgtgggtgtgtgtgtgtgtgtgtgaaagggggGGCAGTCCCATCCCCCTGTCCCCGAGATGAACCGCGAtctccagactatattttgagggggggaaatgaacgaattcctatgccccacaaataacccagagatgcattttaaataaaagggcacattctactcatgtaaaaacatgctgattcccggaccgtccgcggaccggattgagaagatgattgggccgcatccggcccccgggccttagtttgcctacccctgtttcGGTGGTtgtaacttgtttttaactgctaTTATTGTTTCGTTTTAAGTGTTGTAAGCCACTGCCATGGGACCTTAGGGGGAAGGGTATGTGccgataatgatgatgatgataatttttacAATGTTTGTAAGCTGTTCTGGATACAGCTGGATGTGTGTAGGACTGGGCAATATATTAATATATCCTCCAAAACCGGTTTGTAGTCCATGTCATGATGTTGGTTTCATAATTTATGACCTGGCAGTATATCacaaatcgtgtgtgtgtgtgtgtgcgctatgcaaaaatcacaatatggTAGAAACCTTGAAGCCAGCCAATACCTCTGCATAGCTCCATCTTTAtctcagacatcgtgatatatcagccagtgtggtgtagtggttaagagcggtagactcataatctggtgaaccgggttcgtgtcaccgctcctccacatgcagctgctgggtgaccttgggctagtcacacttctttgaagtctctcagccccactcatctcacagagtgtttgttgtgggggaggaagggaaaggagaatgtgagccgctttgagactccttcgggtagtgaaaagcgggatatcaaatccaaactcttatatTGTGACatttgatatatcacaatgttgaaaagcaggtatcacccagccctaggtGTTTCCCCAAAACACCTGAGCCTGGATGTCTTCATGGATCAGCTCCTGCTGTCCACCTTATCTCCCGCCCCGCTTTTCCTCTAGGGAATCAACTCAGCCAAGCAGTACTACCACAACGAGCACATCTATCCCTACATGTACCTGGCAGGCTATCACTGCCGCAACAAAAACGTCAAGGAAGCACTGGAAGCCTGGGCTGATTCAGCCACCGTGATCCAAGAGTGAGTGTCTTCCTATCCTATTGATCTTTCCTTTTCCACGGGAGGAAGCGGAGCGTGGTGGCAAGAcccctgctttgaatgcaggagGCCCCAGGTTCCGTCCCCGGCATCTCCCAGAAGGGCCGGCACATATTTGTACCTGAAGCCCCGGAGAGCAGCTCCTGGTCATTGTAGAGTTTACCGCAGCCTGGTGGTTTCATCCAGTGCTGGTTTCATTTGGCCTCCAGTCAAGGGTAaaatgaaattgcattcttttctCAGTTccttttatttggggagggggcaactgCTGATGAGGAAGACAGGTTTGTCCAGGACTCTCAGTTCTCCTGAAAAAAACCCTTTTCCAGAGTTTGTCAAAGAGAACAAGATTGCTCTGTGGGCAGCGGCTAACAGCTCCTCAAGAGGCTTATTCCAAGGTGCAGATGCAGTGATGGGGAAATTTTTGCCTGTGGTTAAATGCCTCTTGTTGGGCTGTCAGAGGCTCCAGATATCTCTACACAAGACCCACGTCTGCTGTTATCTGATGGTGCCATTGcacccttttcttctccccctctcaGTTATAACTACTGTCGAGAAGATGAAGAGATCTACAAGGAATTTTTTGATGTGGCCAACGACGTGATTCCCAACTTGCTAAAAGAGGTGGCCAGCCTTGCTGACTCAGCTGAGGAGAAGGGGGCCGGCGAGAGGGGAGAGGTAAGGCGGGTGAGCAGACAGGCGACGTAAAGGATGGATGTTGTGCCTTGCTGGCATTCGTCAACCGGGGAGGAAATTCTGCTGGGTTTGCCATTTATTTTTCACTGTTACGAAAAGTATCATTAGGCGGAATGAAAAGTTGTCGGATGGAGCTGGGTGGGAATTCCAGGAGGTGCGGCAGAAATTGGGCTGGGACTTTGCAGAAGCTAAGGAGGCAGAACAAAGGCACAGGAAACCCTGTGAAGTTGTACAAGAAGGGAAGGTGGAAAACACGAGGGGATGTTAATGATAAGTGTCGTTTTGCACTGAGGACTGGAAGCTTGGAGAGAAATCATAAAGGCCCGAAAAGGGGTTATTGGCATCCAGTCAAGGCGAAAATAGAGGGGTCATCTTCTTAAAAGGTGAGATGAGTGGAGCAGAAAAACGTTATTAATCCTTTAGTGAAATGGCAAGAAGGCATATGAAGCAGATTTTCTAGCGGGTGGAGGGGAAAGTTTCTAAAGGGAGGCTGGCTGGGGTATGGCTAAGAGATTTGGCACAGGGATAATAGAAAAcggtgggtgttgttttttagAAACTTAAAGAGAAAGGAGAGTTGGGAGAGAGGCACTTGTGACTTGGATCAGGGCAAGGAATGCCCTTGGCAGACTTGATTGGGAGAGGCCCAGTTGGTGCCAGGGTGGCATATCTTCACCGAGCAACCTGACCTTGTCTTGCCCAGGCTTCGCCATCGCAAGGAGGCGGCGGCTCGGCCCTGCAGGACCCGGAGTGCTTTGCCCACCTCCTTCGTTTCTACGACGGCATCTGCAAGTGGGAAGAGGGGAGTCCCACGCCCGTCCTCCACGTGGGATGGGCCACATTCCTGGTCCAGTCCCTCAGCCGTTTTGATGGGATGGTGAGTGCTTTGTGGCAGAGCAGGTTGCAGGGAGTAAAGTTCAGAGCATTTTAAGTGGCACCGGGGTGGAGTGGGGATGGCCGGCGTCAAGCTATGTTAAGGGGACTTTGTGGGGCCTAGGTGGTGTCTATGGGGTGTGTATTAGCTGGAAAAGAGGGAGCTCCATTGTTACCAGGATTCAGATAGATTCGGGAGAGAAGGGAGGGTTACGTGGGAtgtagcaaaaaaagaaaaagaaaatcagcagCATAACAAGAATAGAAATGAATtaaaagaatggtataaagaggtgtaggatatagctgttaatgataaattaacatgtgccattaaggtaaggcGGGGAATATGCAAGAGACATGATTTcaaggagatatggagggtgttgtagaatttgtacttttaaaacggaaaggggtgaAACCATCCCAAgagatgttgaaattttgggaggttggatagctaCAATGGAATGGTGTCGgcggtggggtgcacatttttattcttattttttatgattatactttgtaaaaaaaataatgaaatgaattAAGATGCATGTTTAACAGGCACAAGGAGAGTGTTTAAGCGCCCAGCTGAGATGCTAAAAACTCGCAGAGTAATTGCATGTGAAATCAACAGGCAGGCAGACATCGCTTGTTCTCTAGATGTCAAAATATGCCAGCTAGAGATCGGTGGCAAGATTTAGATGTGActaaatctgttccggaagtgtACAGCCCAATCAGATAGGTCGGGCATCATCCTCGTCATCCAGTAAGCGGCCTTCAGCTTTGTGCCACGGGCGCCCTTGGCTTTCtgactcctcccctctccctctcaggtGCGGCAGAAGGTGACCCTGGCGAGTCGGGAGGTAGAAGCCAACGAGGACGATGACCAAGGCAGCGAAGACCCCCGGGAGGGGCGCCGCAGGGGTCCGCGCCGGGAGTCCAAGCCCGAGGAGCCCCCCTTGCCCAAGAAAGTGACCGAGCGCCGGCGCCCCAGTTCCAGCCAGCGAGTGGACAGGCCTCCCCTGGAAAAGGAGGAGAGGCCCAGCAGCGGCCCCAGCCCACCTCCCGAAGGACCCGTCCTCACCTTCCAGAGCGAGAAGATGAAGGGCATGAAGGAGCTGCTGGTGGCAGCCAAGATCAACTCGAGCGCCATCAAGCTGCAGCTGACAGCTCAGTCCCAGGTGCAGCTGAAGAAGCAGAAAGCCTCGGCCCCCCGGGACTACACGCTCTCCTTCCTCAAGCGGCCTCGCAAGTCCCTCTGAGCCTGCTGGGGGCAGCAGAGCTCTGCCCTTTCCTTGAGCAGTATCTTGGACCTGTCTAGAGTCTACCCAGGGTTACGGCTCACGTCCTTCTGTCAAGCAGCCAGGAGTAGCAAGTTTGGGGGAGGGCGCCACCAAGCAGGTCTGTCAAGAATCTTCCCAGCTATACTGAAGAGCCACGTTTTGCTCTCCACTCCCCCAGCTCCCCAGAGACAGGAGAACTTGGCGCCCCCCCCTGCTTGAGTCGCAATGCAAGCAGGATTCCTCTGGGTTGCGATTGGAAACACTTGTGATTTCGCTTGTAACCCTTCCCTGGGAACTGAGGTTTCAGACATGAGTGCAAATCCTGCCAGAGACAAGGGGCAGCTAGCAGTTTTCATGGTGTCCAGAAAGTTGTGGGTTGAGCACAAATCAATGCGTGTGAAATAGTGGTAGGCAGAGGGGACTCACTGCCTCTGCTGCTGTCATTTGTAGTAATTtacagggtgttgtttttttcctaaaaGGACATTTTAATAAATCTcaagttgctgggtttttttaataaataaatttcttgTAGCAATTCATGTTTCCAGTGTAAATGCTGGTATGTTACGTCTTTGGGGACAGGTGAAAGGATGGAAATACAATTTAGAGACATCTTGTTCATTGGGCTACATCTCTCATCAGACCTGAGCAACAGGTTAGGGCTAAAGGGAGCTGTAGCTCGTTGGATCTGGCCAATAAGCCCATCTacctgtagtccagcatcatgttctcacagtggaaaaccagcagaagagcactcttcccctcttgtggtttttgGGCGACTGGCATTCAGCAGCATAATACAACCATCATGGCTCGTAGCCATTCTGCTATTTCTCTACTGCTGACTAATGCAAAGAAAGCTGGCATTACCTGAAGGGCAGGCAGATGGTTTCTGTATGACCAATCCATCCTGAGGACACTCTCACCCCAACGAAACATCATCACCTGGTCTATGCACCCCTTGGTTTCCTCCACCTCCCGAAAATTTACGCCAACAGCCACATGCCTTCTCATGTTAACAGACTTATTTCTGAAACCACAATGAGCACGACCCTCTCATTTCCCCCTTGGGTGATTTTACTTTATTAAGTGTTAATAAAACAAGGAgatggggcagagaaagggggagggggaagaatacAAAAAGGAGTGGAGTAGAGTTTCAGCCCCTCACTCTTTGGCCCCCTGCATATGAGATACAAAACCTCAAATGCCTCTTCTAATGAATAGACAACTCAATTACTGCAGTCTCTGGTAGCATCTTCGAGTCCTGATCCCCAACAAACATCCAGGAAAGTTGGGAGGATCCTGGGAGGGGCCCATTCCATCCCCCAGATTCTCgtggaaaggggtggagggagctGTGACTGCACACTTGAGACTGAGGATTCACTTCTGAACAGCTCCAAAGAGGGCCTGGTGAGCACAGGTGGAAAGGGGGCGTATTCATGGTAGCAGAAAAGGGGAGGTACAAGGGTCAGCAGCCGAAAGTAGAACTTGAAAAAACTGGATGCCTGTAGAAAGCTGCTTGGTCACAGGACAGCCTCAGCGGAACTGCAGGGGGCTGATTCTTAAGCCAATGACATCCTTGCCGATCTCCGTTACCTGCATAGCCAAACAAAGACATAGTTAGCGGCCCCTAGACTGGGAACCGAGGGGTCCTCTTAATATGGCAAGAGCCCCTTGTCCTGCTCCAGGGAGAGCTTCATTCTGAACCTCAGAAAGCAGGGAAATCCCACACTCCTCTAAGCACTTCCAGACCACGGATGTGACACACTGTGTCTCTCTGAATCTCAAGTGTTGGGTTCAAAACAAGGTCTTGCCAGGCTCAGGGTAGCCAGCCTGATGATACAGCCATCCAAAGATGTTAAACCTTTTGATAACCGCACCATCCAGGTGGCTACTAAGGAGAGTCATGATCTACACAGAGCCATGCAAAATAGAGGAGGATGtgcagttctcctcctccccacagcaaAACTTGGCAAGTGCTGGGATGCAGGAGCTCAGGAAGGATGTGACGTGAGCCAATCCAGACCAGCGGGGAAATCGAGGCATCTCTGCATTCAGGGGCAACAGGTTGCCAGCAGTTCCTCTCTGAAACTCTTCCTGCAGAGCCACTGGCCCTCTAGACGTcgttgggactcccaactcccaccagccatgGCCTGTGGGCAGGAACGATGTGAGCTGTAATCTCGAACaaccatctggagggtcacaggttagcctAGAGAAATTCTGCCTTCCAGCAGTAACCTGTAGCCAGCAGGCCTCTCAATGTTGGGAGAAGGGGAAGATAAATGCTCCCACCCCAACAGGAGGAAGCTGAGGCCTGATTTATCTATACATGCAGCAAAATGAGATGGTACAGTCTGGCAGAGGTAGAACGGACTGCGCCATGTCAGACTGCAGATGGAAGATTATTAACTatccttgcaagcagaagggagCTACTTGGGTTActaatctaaataataataataataataataatagtagtagtagtaaggtgGATTTTTTTAAGCATAGAGGAATAAGAGAAGGTACTCTCCCAGATTCGAAAGTGGTGCACCCTACTAGTTACAGCAACTagttactagtagtagtagtagtagtagttactactactaatagcagtagtagtagtagtagtagtagtagtaataattttattatttgtaacccgcccctctggctgggtctccccagccactctgggcggctttcaacaaatattaaaatacattaaaatatcacaatttaaaacttccctaaactagtTGCTGTAACTAGTTGCTGTAACTAGTAGTAACTAGTATTAGTAGGGTGGTAGTAACTAGTATTAATTACTACCACCCTACTAGTTACAGCATGTATAGAGTGATGCTTCAGCCTGTTTTTTGTCAAAACACAGCATCTGGCAGCAGCATGTGGACACCTTTGATGCCCTAGACTCGCCACGGAGACCACAAGAAAGGCTGCCAAGAGATAACCAAAAGAGGCCGAAAAGTCTCCAAGGAAAGAGTTACTCCCAGtaatgggagggaaggaggtggcaCTTACAGTTGTGACTCTGCAAATCTGGCCGTGAAACTCAGGACAGTAGCAAGCTCCGCTGAGCGGACACTTTTCCACCGGTTTGCCCCGATAGATGGGCCGGTAGGAGGCCGCACAGATGTCGAAAGGGTTGTGCATGTCGTAGTTGAGCTGGTAGGCGTCGCTGGGGTTCTTCTCGCACGCGGTTAGGATTTTGCGTGTCTGCAATGGTGGCGGAGAGAGAGGAAAACTAAGCAGCTGTTAAGGAGAAACAGGATAGATGGCCTGGGAGTCTGAATGTTCTGCCTCAACACTTTAGAATGAGCAAGGGAAAGACTGCACTGCCCGCATTCCCTACCAGGACTACAAAGATTCCCCTGGAGTGTAAAGAATTGAAAAAGGGACTTTACATAATTGTACAGAGGCAAGAGgcggggaacctccagcccacggGCCAGTCTTGGTCTGCAGGGCGATTTGGTCTGTGGGGCTTCAATCCTGCCTGGCTCAGTAGACCCCTGCAGGCAGCAGGAGTGCACGCCCTGCTCACCAGCCGGGCAAGTGAAGAGTgcaatcctgctgggtgctgcacATGCCAGGACATGCCCTTCACAATGGAGAAGCAGACCTCTGCAGCTAACAGGATTGACCCAGTCAGCTCATCAGCTAGGGGGAGGCAAGTTAAATTCTGCTGGGTGCTGTCTTGGAAGTGCATTGCATGGAACACCGTGGCAAAGCAGACCTCTCTCCCCACAAGTCAAATTTGAGAGGTAGGCAGTCACCTGAAACTATCATGCCATCAGgtgattgacccccccccccaatccatcaaAGTTGGCCTGTGTCACAGTAGCACTACTCCTGCGCCAAGGGATCATTCTTCAGATATTTTACATCTTGTGCCGGAACCTCAATGTGGGTTTATTACACTTCAAAATACCCTCTGCCCTTTGTGGTTAGAGCCCTCAAAGGCGATGAAGATGACGGCTTTGAGCAGCTCTTCGGGAATTTACCTGCTGAGCCACTTCCGGTTTGGGCCCCAGTTCCAGGAGGCGGCGAGCGAAGGTGGCAGCCGTCTTGAAGTTCTTGAGCTTGAAGAAGAGGTTGAGCGCCGTGCGAAGGACGAGGATCATGTGGACGGGCTGCAGGTTGGAGTGGGTGAAGTAGGCGGCCATCTGTTGGGCAGAAGGATGCAGTTCCAAAAAGGAGTTTGCTTTGGTTGGGGCACCGCTCAGTTGTGCAGGAGACGGGCCTGCAGCTCAGCGATAGGGCAGCTCTTTTGCATGCGGCATGGATGCTGCATTGCCAGCTAAAAGGCTTCAGGTGCCAAGGCAATGAATGACCTCTGTCTGAGGTCTTGGAGGGCTGCTCCTACTCAGGGTAATACGTGAGATGGACTCATGAAACAATGGCACCATTAAGGTCAGACTTTGGAGAAGATGATGGGGGGTCTTTGCATCCACTGTGTTAAGGGTTGCCCCACAAATGCAACTGCTTTCTGAACTTGCCATCAGAAATGGCTAACCCTTTTTGGCCCAAGGCCTGCTTTCAGCTTTGACCAACTCTCCAGGGACTGTGGGGCAGTGGTGGCAGTTTTTTGCTGCCATCACTGCCAAAATTAGTAGGGTCTTGAGCCAGTTGCTTGGAAAGGTCAGATCAGGCTCCTGAACTGGGGGTTGGCCACCCATGATAGGAGTTAATGGTGTTCATTTGATCTTTTAGCCAATTATTGGTGCTCTTGTCCACAGAGAGTTGCACAAGTGTTGCCTTCTGGCAGACTGTAACAGCTAGGATGGTTTTGGTAACCCAATGTTTGCACCCTTGGCGTGAGGtcatggagagagagggggggttgcCCTACCTCGCAAATGCGCTTCTGCTCTTCCAGGGTCTCCTTGGGCAGCTTCTTCCTCTCAATCTCCATGGACAGCCCCACAATGTACTCTCGGCAGATGGCGATCAGCTGCTGCGCCTGTCAGAACAAAAGAACGAACGAGCCAGGGCACATTAGCTACAAACAGAGGATGAAAATTTGGGGAGCGGTGCTTTGTAAAGCTTCAAATAAAAGCAGgcaatttggagggggggcatgTAGGGAGAGAGCAAATTTAATGCTGTTGGGGTGGGCCATTCAGGCTACCCTATACCCCTGAGCAGAGGAGAATGAGTGGATGGCTGGTGCAACAACATTGCCAACACACTTGATCTGCACAATGGATTAGAGTTTGTCTCAGTGCAGAATCAGGGTGGTGTTCTTTTAGTACAGTAAGGtgtaaaggaccccggacggttaagtccagtcaaaggcgactatggggttgtggcgctcatcttgctttcaggctgagggagctggcatttgtccacagacggctttccgggtcacgtggccagcatgactaaactgcttctggcgcaaccagacactgtgacgagtgccagagcagacggaaatgacgtttaccttcccgccacagcggtacctatttatttacttgcgctggcatgctttcaaactgctaggttggcagaagctgggacagagcaatgggagctcactctgttgtggggatttgaaccgccaagtggtttagatcacagcgccacaaCACT
This is a stretch of genomic DNA from Lacerta agilis isolate rLacAgi1 chromosome 17, rLacAgi1.pri, whole genome shotgun sequence. It encodes these proteins:
- the MEN1 gene encoding menin yields the protein MGLKGAQKALFPLRSVSDVVRLFELELRREQPDLVLLSLVLGFVEHFLAVNRVLPTNVPGISFEPAQGPDSLTYFPVADLSIIGALHARFTAQIRGAVDLSLYPRPEGYSSRELVKKVSDVIWNSLSRSYFKDRAHIQSLFSFITGTKLDSSGVAFAVVGACQVLGLLDVHLALSEDHAWVVFGKDGEQTAEVTWHGKGNEDRRGQTVNSGVAERSWLYLKGSYLCCTRQMEVAFMVCAINPSIDLHSDSLELLQLQQKLLWVLYDLGHLEKYPMALGNLADLEELEPTPGRPDPLFIYHQGINSAKQYYHNEHIYPYMYLAGYHCRNKNVKEALEAWADSATVIQDYNYCREDEEIYKEFFDVANDVIPNLLKEVASLADSAEEKGAGERGEASPSQGGGGSALQDPECFAHLLRFYDGICKWEEGSPTPVLHVGWATFLVQSLSRFDGMVRQKVTLASREVEANEDDDQGSEDPREGRRRGPRRESKPEEPPLPKKVTERRRPSSSQRVDRPPLEKEERPSSGPSPPPEGPVLTFQSEKMKGMKELLVAAKINSSAIKLQLTAQSQVQLKKQKASAPRDYTLSFLKRPRKSL